From Woronichinia naegeliana WA131, the proteins below share one genomic window:
- the moaA gene encoding GTP 3',8-cyclase MoaA yields MNTIDYLRISLIDRCNFRCQYCLPEGAELDYILKQDLLTKSELFSLLREVFIPLGFRKFRLTGGEPLLRPDIVEIVAEIAHWPETEDLSLTTNGFFLDQLASPLYQAGLRRINISLDSLNPDTFNQIIGNTNGDRWQKTWLGIQKAYQVGFDPLKLNVVIIPHINDHEVEALAALSIDRNWHIRFIEFMPIGNSALFQKQAWIPSEELRQRIRQKWGLENAQIRGNGPADVFQILGAKGTLGFISQMSECFCDRCNRMRLSADGWLRPCLLNETGQLDLKTALRSGKDVGYLQEKVRELLTLKPEINFKERESGTGTSLYSRTMSQIGG; encoded by the coding sequence ATGAATACTATTGACTATCTCCGCATCAGTCTGATTGACCGTTGTAATTTTCGTTGTCAGTATTGTTTACCTGAAGGGGCTGAACTAGATTATATTTTAAAACAAGATTTATTGACCAAAAGTGAATTATTTTCCCTGTTAAGAGAGGTTTTTATTCCCCTCGGATTTCGTAAATTTCGCCTTACGGGAGGAGAACCCTTATTACGCCCTGATATTGTGGAAATTGTGGCGGAGATTGCCCATTGGCCAGAAACAGAGGATTTATCTTTGACAACCAATGGTTTTTTTCTAGATCAATTAGCCTCTCCACTTTATCAGGCAGGATTACGGCGTATTAATATTAGTCTAGATTCCCTTAACCCCGATACGTTTAATCAGATTATTGGCAATACAAACGGCGATCGCTGGCAAAAAACCTGGTTAGGTATTCAAAAAGCTTATCAAGTTGGCTTTGATCCCTTGAAGTTGAATGTGGTGATTATTCCCCATATAAACGATCATGAAGTTGAAGCGTTAGCCGCGTTAAGCATTGATAGGAATTGGCATATTCGTTTTATTGAATTTATGCCCATCGGTAACAGTGCTCTGTTTCAGAAACAAGCCTGGATTCCCTCAGAAGAACTCCGTCAACGTATTCGTCAAAAATGGGGCTTAGAAAACGCTCAGATTAGAGGCAATGGCCCCGCCGATGTGTTTCAAATTTTAGGAGCCAAGGGAACCCTTGGTTTTATTAGTCAAATGTCAGAATGTTTCTGCGATCGCTGTAATCGAATGCGACTATCGGCAGATGGTTGGTTAAGACCCTGTTTACTCAATGAAACAGGACAATTAGATTTAAAAACGGCTCTGCGCTCCGGCAAGGATGTTGGATATCTACAGGAAAAAGTCAGGGAATTATTAACCCTGAAACCAGAAATTAACTTTAAAGAACGAGAGTCTGGTACGGGAACCAGTCTGTATTCTCGCACCATGTCTCAGATTGGGGGGTGA
- a CDS encoding GNAT family N-acetyltransferase, translating to MNMTPKSIVTIYDKQGRDYQIEVNEQESILSLKVYRSLHGLRNMVGHIKCIFKSHNEMLLADIHFEDNIARNPLGRIYAFFHQEPKSYRKLGLGTATLKFLIKYVKEKGIKKLHGSITQRDLNAKPNLIKWYQNNGFTVETLTVQEIENSVARICLYPQNQGKS from the coding sequence ATGAATATGACTCCTAAAAGTATTGTGACTATTTATGATAAACAAGGGCGTGATTACCAAATTGAAGTTAATGAGCAAGAATCCATTCTTTCGCTTAAAGTTTATCGTTCGCTGCATGGACTGAGGAATATGGTCGGTCATATCAAGTGCATTTTTAAGTCTCATAATGAAATGCTTCTAGCAGATATTCACTTTGAAGACAACATAGCCCGTAACCCACTAGGACGCATTTATGCATTTTTTCACCAAGAACCGAAAAGCTACCGCAAACTGGGACTAGGAACTGCCACACTAAAATTTCTTATCAAATATGTTAAGGAGAAAGGAATCAAAAAGCTTCATGGGTCAATAACTCAACGCGATCTTAATGCTAAACCGAACCTAATCAAATGGTATCAAAACAATGGTTTTACAGTAGAAACTCTAACGGTTCAAGAAATAGAAAATAGTGTAGCCAGAATCTGTCTTTACCCTCAAAATCAAGGAAAAAGTTAA
- a CDS encoding XisH family protein, producing MAAKDIVHDIVREALEKEGWFIIRDPFFLRVSENIGMFVDLAADKLLLAERETLKIAVEVKSFVGLSNLSDFHLAVGQFLNYRLALEELESDRILYLAIPDDIYNTFFQDSFIQKVIDAYSIKLIIVNPKKGEITLWKPSPIRN from the coding sequence ATGGCTGCCAAAGATATTGTCCATGATATTGTTCGAGAGGCTTTAGAAAAAGAAGGATGGTTCATTATTCGTGATCCTTTTTTTCTAAGAGTTAGTGAAAATATTGGTATGTTTGTTGACTTGGCCGCAGATAAACTACTTCTCGCAGAAAGAGAGACGCTTAAAATAGCAGTCGAGGTAAAAAGCTTTGTTGGATTATCAAATTTAAGCGATTTTCACTTAGCCGTTGGTCAATTTCTCAATTATCGCTTAGCATTAGAGGAGCTTGAATCTGATAGAATTTTGTATTTAGCTATTCCTGATGATATTTATAACACATTTTTTCAAGATAGTTTTATCCAAAAAGTTATTGATGCTTACTCTATTAAATTAATAATTGTTAATCCTAAAAAAGGAGAAATTACCTTATGGAAACCCTCACCTATCAGAAATTAA
- a CDS encoding citrate synthase, which produces MAMQISDFKDGLAGVPAAKSRVSYVDGENGILEYRGIRIEELAEKSSFIETAYLLIWGKLPTQEELEEFETEIRYHRRVKFHIRDMMKCFPETGHPMDALQTSAAALGLFYARRALDDPNYIRAAVVRLLAKIPTMVAAFHLVRKGNDPIQPNDDLDYGANFLYMLTERKPDPLAAKIFDICLILHAEHTMNASTFSARVTASTLTDPYAVIASAVGTLAGPLHGGANEEVLTMLQDIGSPEKVRPFVEHCLANKQKIMGFGHRVYKVKDPRATILQSLAEQLFEKMGHDEYYDIAVELEKTVEEYVGASKGIYANVDFYSGLLYRKLGIPTDLFTPIFAIARVAGWLAHWKEQLTVNKIYRPTQIYVGEHDLAYLPIQERDVPIHGREKVEA; this is translated from the coding sequence ATGGCCATGCAAATAAGTGATTTTAAAGATGGACTGGCTGGTGTCCCCGCCGCCAAGTCTCGCGTAAGCTATGTGGACGGAGAAAACGGAATTCTAGAGTATCGGGGCATTCGCATTGAAGAACTGGCTGAAAAAAGTAGTTTTATTGAAACAGCCTACCTATTAATCTGGGGAAAACTGCCTACCCAAGAAGAATTAGAAGAGTTTGAGACGGAAATCCGCTATCATCGCCGCGTCAAGTTTCATATCCGGGACATGATGAAGTGTTTTCCTGAAACGGGACACCCCATGGACGCACTGCAAACGTCTGCTGCTGCCCTAGGTTTATTCTATGCTCGTCGCGCTTTGGATGATCCCAACTATATCCGTGCTGCGGTTGTTCGCTTGTTAGCCAAAATTCCCACAATGGTGGCAGCTTTTCATTTGGTTCGTAAGGGGAATGATCCCATTCAGCCCAACGACGATCTCGACTATGGAGCAAATTTTCTCTATATGTTGACGGAACGCAAGCCTGATCCTTTGGCTGCCAAGATTTTTGATATTTGCTTAATCCTTCATGCCGAACATACGATGAATGCTTCTACCTTTTCCGCTAGGGTGACAGCTTCGACCCTGACCGATCCCTATGCGGTGATTGCCTCGGCGGTAGGAACTTTAGCTGGGCCGTTACATGGAGGAGCCAATGAAGAAGTATTAACCATGTTGCAGGATATTGGTTCTCCTGAAAAGGTTCGTCCCTTTGTGGAACATTGTCTTGCCAATAAGCAAAAAATTATGGGCTTTGGCCATCGGGTTTATAAAGTCAAAGATCCTCGTGCTACTATCTTGCAAAGTCTGGCAGAGCAACTCTTTGAAAAAATGGGCCACGATGAATACTATGACATCGCTGTTGAATTGGAAAAGACGGTCGAAGAGTATGTGGGAGCTTCCAAGGGTATCTATGCCAATGTGGACTTTTATTCAGGCTTACTCTACCGTAAATTAGGCATTCCCACGGATTTGTTTACGCCCATTTTTGCGATCGCCCGTGTCGCCGGTTGGTTAGCCCATTGGAAAGAACAATTAACGGTGAATAAAATCTATCGTCCCACCCAAATTTATGTTGGTGAACATGACCTGGCCTATTTGCCAATTCAGGAACGAGATGTTCCTATTCATGGTCGAGAAAAAGTTGAAGCTTAA
- a CDS encoding HAMP domain-containing histidine kinase, translating to MTKLSLGTRLFLSHFIVMLVGLSSFVILAKLSSPRMFILRLEELENKGFITVRSARTYLIKGFETAWNGSAGWAIIFGASAAGGLSYLAAERIMKPINQMKDITHKLAAGNLQERMPESAIPEFNELGYSFNRMANSLENVENRRRELISDLTHELRTPLTVVRGYLEELADHRIEPSEELFQKMVQETRRLERLTSDLQELSKAEAGYLSINRQPLQLYPLLESLVEKFRDQLLEDGPILQLESPRDLPLVFADLDRTEQILVNLLGNAIRYTENGSITLKAWREKKWLWLAIIDTGIGIDQEDLSLIFERFWRADKSRSRYSGGTGIGLAIARRLVELQGGKIEVESELGKGSQFRFCLPVV from the coding sequence ATGACCAAACTCAGTTTAGGTACAAGACTATTTCTTTCCCATTTTATTGTCATGCTAGTGGGACTAAGCAGCTTTGTTATTTTAGCGAAACTCTCTTCGCCGAGGATGTTTATCTTACGATTAGAAGAACTAGAAAATAAAGGTTTTATTACCGTTCGTTCTGCTCGTACTTATTTAATTAAAGGCTTTGAAACGGCTTGGAATGGCAGTGCTGGCTGGGCCATTATTTTTGGAGCTAGTGCAGCAGGTGGATTAAGTTATTTAGCAGCAGAAAGAATTATGAAACCGATTAATCAAATGAAAGATATTACCCATAAACTAGCGGCTGGCAATCTTCAGGAGCGAATGCCCGAAAGTGCAATTCCTGAATTCAATGAACTGGGTTACAGTTTTAATCGCATGGCCAATAGTTTAGAAAATGTCGAGAATCGTCGTCGAGAATTAATTAGTGATTTGACCCATGAACTTCGCACCCCTCTCACCGTTGTTAGGGGCTATTTAGAAGAATTAGCGGATCATCGTATTGAACCTTCAGAAGAACTATTTCAGAAAATGGTGCAAGAAACCCGACGATTAGAACGTTTAACCTCAGATTTACAGGAACTATCCAAAGCAGAAGCGGGTTATTTATCCATTAATCGCCAACCGCTTCAACTCTATCCGCTCTTAGAAAGTTTAGTGGAAAAATTTAGGGATCAATTACTTGAAGATGGCCCTATTTTACAGTTAGAATCGCCGCGAGATTTGCCGTTAGTTTTTGCTGATTTAGATCGGACAGAACAGATTTTAGTCAACCTTTTAGGTAATGCTATCCGTTATACTGAAAATGGTTCGATTACCCTCAAGGCTTGGCGAGAGAAAAAATGGCTATGGCTGGCGATTATTGATACTGGCATTGGCATTGACCAAGAGGATTTGTCTTTAATTTTTGAGCGTTTTTGGCGGGCTGATAAATCAAGATCACGCTATTCTGGAGGCACTGGCATTGGGTTGGCGATCGCCCGTCGTTTGGTAGAGTTACAAGGAGGAAAAATAGAAGTAGAAAGTGAGTTGGGAAAAGGTAGTCAATTTCGATTTTGTTTACCTGTTGTTTAA
- a CDS encoding DUF29 domain-containing protein codes for MEELLELRTLLIGGNISDALLLVEEMTEMSKDDKLNKIYSFAKILLLHLIKQQAENRTTRSWDLSIKNAVREIQRTNQRRKVKGNYCEPSELRETLEDAYDIALDAAAAEAFEGKYESSKLGEMVDREAIIDRAIARLS; via the coding sequence ATGGAAGAGTTGTTAGAATTACGGACATTGCTGATTGGTGGCAATATCTCCGATGCTTTGTTATTGGTGGAGGAGATGACTGAGATGAGCAAAGATGACAAGCTGAATAAAATTTATAGTTTTGCCAAAATCTTGCTGCTCCATTTGATCAAACAACAGGCGGAAAATCGCACTACAAGGTCATGGGATCTGTCAATCAAAAATGCGGTACGAGAAATTCAGCGAACCAATCAACGACGCAAGGTTAAAGGGAATTATTGTGAACCTTCAGAACTACGAGAGACTTTGGAAGATGCCTATGATATTGCGTTAGATGCGGCGGCGGCTGAGGCTTTTGAGGGGAAATATGAGTCGTCTAAGTTGGGCGAAATGGTTGATCGTGAAGCAATTATTGACCGTGCGATCGCTCGTTTAAGTTAG
- a CDS encoding XisI protein: MEDLEKIAKYRTIIKDILGHYASYKPSHGEIEMQFLSDTEHDHYQVLGVGWDQKTRVYGCSMHLDIKNGKIWIQINNTELDIGQALVEKGVPKEDIVIGFQPVYIRQVSGYAIA; the protein is encoded by the coding sequence ATGGAAGATCTAGAAAAAATCGCCAAGTATCGCACCATTATCAAAGATATTTTGGGACACTATGCCTCCTACAAACCCTCTCATGGCGAGATCGAGATGCAGTTTCTATCGGATACAGAACACGATCACTATCAAGTATTAGGTGTGGGATGGGATCAAAAAACACGAGTTTACGGTTGTTCCATGCACTTAGATATTAAAAATGGCAAAATTTGGATTCAAATCAACAATACCGAACTCGATATCGGTCAAGCCCTCGTCGAAAAAGGTGTCCCAAAAGAAGATATCGTCATCGGTTTTCAGCCCGTTTATATCCGCCAAGTATCAGGCTATGCGATCGCCTAA
- a CDS encoding crossover junction endodeoxyribonuclease RuvC → MNSRWLGIDPGLAIIGWAILEGNEQSEARLLDYGTMETDKSLPTPARLLEIEQDVSALIAEFKPDQVAMEMPFFSRQIKAAGGVIQAVGVINLVIYREGHCLPILLHQSSWKCHLGNGRATKAEVAEMIQQFFDLEDLPIDDSVDAIGIALAALNGVRNDIQ, encoded by the coding sequence ATGAATAGCCGTTGGTTAGGGATTGATCCTGGTTTGGCCATTATTGGCTGGGCAATATTAGAAGGCAATGAACAGAGTGAGGCTAGATTACTCGACTATGGCACGATGGAAACCGACAAAAGTTTGCCGACTCCAGCCCGACTATTGGAAATTGAACAGGATGTTAGTGCTTTAATAGCGGAGTTTAAACCCGATCAAGTGGCGATGGAAATGCCTTTTTTTAGTCGTCAGATCAAGGCGGCAGGGGGAGTTATTCAAGCGGTTGGGGTAATCAATTTAGTCATCTATCGAGAAGGCCATTGCTTGCCGATTCTGTTGCACCAATCAAGTTGGAAATGTCATTTAGGCAATGGCAGAGCCACAAAAGCCGAAGTGGCGGAAATGATCCAGCAGTTTTTCGACTTAGAAGATCTTCCTATTGACGACAGTGTAGATGCGATCGGGATTGCTCTAGCTGCCTTAAATGGTGTTCGGAATGATATTCAGTAG
- the hpnK gene encoding hopanoid biosynthesis-associated protein HpnK, which translates to MIKQLIINADDFGLSSSVNQAIIEAHKNGILTSTSLMVSGLACQEAVTLAKQHPDLGVGLHLVLVCGRSVLPATTIPHLVDSQGNFPDDAVKAGLTYQFNQAARQELALEIRAQLEKFQQTGLSLSHVDGHLHLHVHPVVLNILKELASEFSIPFIRLPKEELKLNLAIDSSNLLTKILWSQVFGQLRRHGEKVLESAGILTTERVYGLLQTGKISEFYLLQLLPQIQATLVEIYAHPDRLPNAVNPTGPLELQALLSPAVRDRLKKEGFQLVNYHQIKPSN; encoded by the coding sequence ATGATAAAACAATTGATTATTAATGCAGATGACTTTGGACTATCCTCTAGCGTCAATCAAGCGATTATTGAGGCTCACAAAAATGGCATTTTAACGAGCACCAGTTTGATGGTTTCTGGCCTTGCCTGTCAAGAAGCCGTTACCCTAGCCAAACAACATCCCGATCTCGGTGTTGGTTTACATCTAGTGTTGGTCTGTGGTCGCTCAGTATTACCCGCTACGACCATTCCCCATCTGGTTGATAGTCAGGGAAATTTTCCTGATGATGCTGTTAAAGCTGGTTTAACCTATCAATTTAATCAAGCTGCCAGACAGGAATTAGCCCTAGAAATTCGGGCCCAATTAGAAAAATTTCAACAAACAGGTTTATCCCTATCCCATGTGGATGGCCATTTACATCTGCACGTTCATCCGGTCGTTTTAAATATTTTAAAAGAATTAGCTTCAGAATTTTCTATTCCCTTTATTCGTTTACCAAAAGAAGAATTAAAACTTAATCTGGCTATTGATTCTAGTAACTTATTAACTAAAATTCTCTGGTCGCAGGTGTTTGGCCAACTCCGTCGTCATGGCGAAAAAGTATTGGAATCGGCGGGAATTCTGACGACAGAGAGAGTTTATGGATTGTTGCAAACCGGTAAGATTAGCGAATTCTATTTATTGCAACTACTTCCCCAAATTCAGGCAACCCTGGTAGAAATCTATGCCCATCCCGATCGCTTACCCAATGCTGTCAATCCCACTGGCCCTCTAGAACTACAAGCCCTATTGAGTCCTGCCGTCCGCGATCGCCTAAAAAAAGAAGGCTTCCAACTGGTAAACTACCACCAAATCAAACCCTCAAATTAA
- the sixA gene encoding phosphohistidine phosphatase SixA yields the protein MNLYFIRHGIAADPLDYSQDSDRPLTSKGQEKTIQVAQKIRQLDIHFAHLFTSPLVRARQTAQILQEQGLTSQLEVLTALAPAGDLQDLLDRLAASSYQPDDCLALVGHQPDLGDWAEKLVWGEVRDKLILKKAGIIGVNFAETAIAEGQGQLFLLTSPKWLSSDDHCSRLIKR from the coding sequence ATGAACCTCTATTTTATTCGTCATGGCATTGCGGCTGATCCTCTAGATTATTCCCAGGACAGCGATCGCCCCTTAACTTCTAAAGGTCAAGAAAAGACTATTCAAGTGGCCCAAAAAATTCGACAATTGGACATTCATTTTGCCCATCTGTTCACCAGCCCCCTCGTTCGAGCGCGACAAACAGCCCAAATTTTGCAAGAGCAGGGATTAACGTCCCAACTGGAAGTATTAACCGCCTTAGCACCGGCTGGCGATCTCCAAGATTTGTTAGATCGGTTAGCTGCCTCTTCCTATCAACCCGATGACTGTCTGGCCCTAGTGGGACATCAGCCTGACTTAGGAGACTGGGCGGAAAAATTGGTATGGGGAGAGGTTCGGGATAAACTTATTCTTAAAAAAGCCGGTATTATCGGAGTTAACTTTGCTGAAACGGCGATCGCAGAAGGTCAGGGACAACTTTTTCTGCTCACTTCCCCCAAGTGGTTGTCATCGGATGATCATTGTTCCAGGCTTATAAAGCGATAA
- a CDS encoding tetratricopeptide repeat protein, with protein MSDLITQLCQLTAEILQNNPHADLARLVGLVKQGIDANSRLGEAIQSDRQLIQINEGNAKGFQTLVTGGIANIGVHLNDVNRETLQEVLQEALGDLLKSLQKRIPSNVRQGSKNFVGREEELAEIHSKLQERQGVIVCAVEGMGGVGKTELALQYANRYQQEYVARYWLSLREMGLAQVVVTMASPYLDLPEPMQSASLDEQAAWCWQNWLPETGKLLVILDDVPKAESIPDVAMPIDPRVRVLVTTRERELNVGFESVPLDVLSEEKALELLRKIVGAAKVDKELVTVKEICKTLGYLPLGLELIGEYLSKNRFLTFAKLQERLNLADESIARERKYRFYAHRGVEAAIQLSWDDISADSQRVATLLGLFAPTEILWELVAAIGLSAEITEVELNEARRQLDSLHLIQPVDEECNFYKIHTLVREFFRAKLLKAEENHQFRQAFVTSLLSVAKEIPEMPMRDLIAKVAPAIPHLDMLSREMLDDITNPEEDLCWAFEGVEVFYFCQGLYSLAEDSHLRCLETTKNRLGEHHLLVGDSLNNLALLYKSQGRYNEAEPLYHQAIQLWRKLFGESHPNIAIGINNLAELYRFQGKYEEAELHHREALRLRKELFGEYHSDVAQSLNNLAIIYHKQGRYSEAEPLHYQSLQLWREIHGERHPIIATSLNNLAELYRLLGRYEEAEPLFLNALLLSQELLGESHPDVAQSLNNLAILYRSQGRYKEAEPLSQKALLMQEKLLGESHPDVTQSLNNLAEIYKLQGDYSKAEPLYVRALDILEVSLGKEHPNTKTVRNNLQSLRDLQN; from the coding sequence ATGTCAGATTTAATTACGCAACTATGTCAGCTAACGGCGGAAATCCTGCAAAATAATCCTCATGCGGATTTGGCTCGGTTGGTGGGACTGGTGAAGCAGGGTATTGATGCTAATTCACGGTTAGGTGAGGCAATTCAAAGCGATCGCCAATTGATTCAAATCAATGAAGGCAATGCAAAAGGGTTTCAAACCTTGGTTACGGGTGGTATTGCTAATATTGGCGTTCACCTAAATGATGTGAATCGGGAAACGTTACAAGAGGTTTTACAGGAGGCTCTAGGAGACTTACTAAAGTCACTGCAAAAGCGGATTCCTAGCAATGTGCGACAGGGTTCCAAAAACTTTGTGGGACGAGAGGAAGAACTTGCGGAAATTCATTCAAAACTGCAAGAGAGGCAGGGCGTAATCGTCTGTGCGGTTGAAGGTATGGGCGGTGTGGGTAAGACCGAACTTGCCCTGCAATATGCGAATCGCTATCAACAGGAATATGTGGCGCGGTATTGGTTGTCCTTGCGAGAGATGGGATTAGCTCAGGTGGTTGTGACTATGGCTAGTCCTTATCTTGACTTACCCGAACCAATGCAATCGGCTAGCTTAGATGAACAAGCGGCATGGTGTTGGCAAAACTGGTTGCCTGAGACTGGCAAGTTATTAGTGATTCTCGATGATGTGCCGAAGGCGGAGAGCATTCCCGATGTGGCGATGCCGATCGATCCGCGTGTGCGGGTATTGGTAACGACGAGAGAACGGGAATTAAATGTGGGCTTTGAATCTGTACCTCTGGATGTGCTGTCAGAGGAGAAAGCTCTGGAACTGTTGAGAAAAATAGTTGGCGCAGCAAAGGTAGATAAAGAACTTGTCACCGTCAAGGAAATTTGCAAAACTCTGGGTTATTTGCCTTTGGGTTTAGAGTTAATCGGTGAATATCTGAGCAAAAATCGTTTTCTGACTTTTGCCAAGTTACAAGAAAGGTTAAACCTTGCCGATGAATCAATTGCACGGGAACGCAAGTATCGGTTTTATGCCCATCGTGGTGTGGAAGCAGCAATTCAACTGAGTTGGGATGACATTAGTGCTGACTCTCAGAGAGTGGCGACGTTGTTAGGGTTATTTGCGCCTACAGAGATTTTGTGGGAGTTGGTGGCAGCAATTGGATTAAGTGCCGAAATTACGGAAGTAGAACTCAATGAGGCAAGAAGACAGTTAGATAGTTTGCATTTGATTCAACCAGTTGATGAAGAATGCAACTTTTACAAGATTCATACCCTAGTGCGCGAGTTCTTCCGTGCCAAGCTATTAAAAGCTGAAGAAAATCATCAGTTTCGGCAAGCATTCGTAACCAGTTTGCTTTCTGTTGCTAAAGAAATACCAGAAATGCCAATGAGAGATCTGATTGCAAAGGTAGCTCCTGCTATTCCCCATTTGGATATGCTGAGTCGCGAAATGCTTGATGATATAACCAATCCTGAAGAAGACTTATGTTGGGCATTTGAAGGAGTTGAAGTGTTTTATTTTTGCCAAGGGCTATATTCGCTCGCAGAAGATTCACACTTGAGATGCTTAGAAACGACAAAAAATCGGCTGGGAGAGCATCATCTCCTTGTCGGTGATAGCCTCAATAACCTTGCGCTATTGTATAAATCGCAAGGACGTTACAATGAAGCAGAACCTCTCTATCACCAAGCCATACAATTGTGGCGAAAACTTTTCGGAGAAAGCCATCCAAATATTGCTATAGGTATCAATAACTTAGCAGAACTATACCGTTTTCAGGGGAAATATGAAGAAGCAGAATTGCATCATCGTGAAGCTCTACGATTGCGGAAAGAACTCTTTGGTGAGTATCATTCTGATGTTGCTCAAAGCCTCAACAACTTAGCGATAATATACCACAAACAAGGGCGGTATTCAGAAGCAGAACCTTTGCATTACCAGTCACTGCAATTATGGCGAGAGATTCATGGAGAACGTCACCCCATTATCGCTACTAGTCTAAATAATCTAGCAGAATTGTATCGTTTATTAGGGAGATATGAGGAAGCAGAACCACTCTTTCTTAATGCCCTCTTATTAAGTCAAGAGCTTCTCGGAGAGAGTCATCCTGATGTCGCTCAAAGCCTAAACAACCTGGCGATACTGTATAGGTCACAAGGACGGTATAAAGAAGCTGAACCGCTCAGTCAAAAGGCTTTACTAATGCAAGAAAAACTTCTTGGAGAGAGTCATCCTGATGTTACTCAAAGCCTCAACAATCTCGCAGAAATTTACAAATTACAAGGGGATTACAGCAAAGCTGAACCTCTCTATGTAAGAGCATTAGACATTCTGGAAGTTTCGCTAGGTAAGGAGCATCCAAATACAAAAACTGTTCGCAATAATCTCCAATCTCTACGCGATCTACAAAACTAA
- a CDS encoding XisH family protein, whose protein sequence is MAKDLFHDAVRNALIKDGWQITEDPLFLKIGGVELYIDLGAEKLIAAERNNEKIAVEIKSFINPSSLTDFHLVIGQFLNYRVALKARDPERKLFLAVPNTAYASFFQKEFAYMVIAEYQLEIFVYDIENEVIITWKI, encoded by the coding sequence ATGGCAAAAGATTTATTTCATGATGCAGTCAGAAATGCCCTAATCAAAGATGGTTGGCAGATTACTGAAGATCCATTATTTTTGAAAATAGGAGGAGTTGAACTTTATATCGATCTTGGAGCCGAAAAATTAATTGCTGCCGAACGAAACAACGAAAAAATCGCCGTAGAGATCAAAAGTTTTATCAATCCTTCATCGCTAACGGACTTTCATCTAGTGATCGGACAATTTCTTAACTATCGAGTAGCATTAAAAGCAAGAGATCCAGAACGCAAACTATTTTTAGCAGTTCCAAATACTGCCTACGCAAGCTTTTTTCAAAAAGAGTTTGCCTATATGGTTATTGCTGAATATCAATTGGAAATCTTTGTTTACGATATTGAAAACGAGGTAATTATCACATGGAAGATCTAG
- a CDS encoding XisI protein encodes METLTYQKLIQNILQDYVAQHPKDENIETQIICDTQNHHYLLLYVGWEEEKQVYGCPIHVDIKDNKFWIQRDFTEVGVANQLLKAGISKEKIVLGFRSPFNRQFTDFAVV; translated from the coding sequence ATGGAAACCCTCACCTATCAGAAATTAATTCAAAATATTCTTCAAGATTATGTGGCTCAACATCCTAAAGATGAAAATATAGAAACTCAGATAATTTGTGATACGCAAAACCATCACTATTTATTATTGTATGTGGGATGGGAAGAGGAAAAGCAGGTTTATGGTTGTCCCATTCATGTAGATATTAAGGATAATAAGTTTTGGATTCAGCGAGATTTTACCGAGGTTGGTGTCGCTAATCAGTTATTAAAGGCTGGAATTTCTAAGGAAAAGATTGTGTTAGGGTTTCGCTCTCCTTTTAATCGTCAGTTTACAGATTTTGCGGTAGTTTAG